CTCTTCCAGGCAGTGGGCGGGGCGGTAGGGACGGTGCGAGCACATGGCCTCGGCCACGTCGGCCACGCCCAGAATGCGCGCCCCCTGCAACAGGGCATCACCCGCCACGCCGTGCGGGTATCCGGAGCCGTCCAGCCGTTCGTGGTGCTGCAACACCATGCGCGCCACGGGGTGGGGGAAGGGAATGGTTTCCAGGATGTCGTGCCCGAACTGGGGGTGCTGCCGCATGAAGGCCATTTCGTGGGTATCGAGCACGGTGGGTTTCAGCAGGTACTGAGCGGGGATGCACAGCTTGCCGATGTCGTGCAGCATGCCCGCCACGCGCACTGCCTCCACCTCGTCGGGGGGCATGCCCAGCCTGCGGGCCATGGCGGTGGCCAGCACGGTGACGCGGGCCTGGTGGGTGCCGGTATAGGCGTCTTTCAGGTTGGTGACCCGCGACAGCGAATCCACCGTGGCTTCCATCATGCCGCTGAGCTGGTCGCAGGCGGTGCGCAGTTCGCGGGTGCGCTCGGCGATGCGCGCTTCCAGCCCGGCCCGATAGGCCTCGTTTTCCGCCAGCAGGCGCGCCCGTTCCAGGCAGCGCTCCACGGTGTGTTCCAGGGCGCCCATGTCTTCCAGGGGCTTGGTCAGGTAGTCCCAGGCGCCTTCGCGCAGGGCGGCCACGGCATCGCGCAGCACTCCGGTGCCGGAAACCACTACCACCGGCGTACCCATGCCAGAGGCGGTGATGGCCCGGATTACCGAAAGCCCGTCCAGCACCGGCATGCGCAGGTCCACCAGCACAAGGTCCGGCTGGTGCGCCTGCCAGGCATCCAGACCGGCGAGGCCATCTTCGGCCTGCAAGACCCCGTAGCCGCTGTCCGACAGAAAGTCGGCCAACGAGCCGCGAACCTGCGGGTCGTCGTCGATGACCAGAATGGTGGGCGCAGTGGGCATGGCGTGTTCCGAAAGAACGGCGTGGACGCGGGCAGGGCCGGGTTTGGCTGCGTGGCGGGCCAGGTGGGCCGGATACGAATGGCCGGTGTGGACGGGTGTAACCAGCCATCCGGGGCGGCACGGCAACTCGCCACGGCGGTCAGGCCATGGCAGAGCGCGTATCGAGTAAGCGAACACTAGCAGGCGGCGGTAACCACTGCAAGGGGGAAGGGCTCTGTCCGGCGCCAGCGCAGGCCCGTCATGGTCTGCCGCGCGTTGCCTCCAATGGCCGGAGCGGGATGTCCGCCCCGGCGCGAAAGGTCATTCCGTCGGGTGGCGGCCCACCACGCCCCGCAGCCCGGTGCACAGCCCTTCGTGCATGCAGGGGGCAAGGTGCAGCACGGCGGGGAAGGTTGCGCCCGATGCGTGCATGGCCGTGCAGGCCAGCGAGGTGGGGTGCCCGTCGCGCAATGCAGCGGCGATGGCGGCGGCCATGCGGGGGCGCTCGTCCGGTGCCAGCAGGTCCAGCAGGCCCGCCGCCGGGGGCAGGGCAGCCGGGTCGATGCCGAACTGGGCGGCGGCGGCGCGGTTCAGCGAGCGCAGCACGCCCGCCGGATCGGTTTCGAACACCGTGACGGACAGGGTGTCGATGAATTCGCGCTGACGGCGTTCGTGCTCGCGCAGCAGGCGGTACAGCTCGAAGCTCTCGATGGCGTTGGCGCAGTGCTTGAGGATGAGCGAGAGCAGCGAAAGCAGGATGCCCGAGAGATTCTTTTCGGTGCGCGGCATGGCCCCGACGAACATCCCCCGCACGCGCGAGGTGGTGGCCAGCACGCTGAGCACCAGGCGGTGGCTGTTGTCCGAGGAATACACGGTGATGGGCCGGTTTTCACGCACGGCCAGGGCGAACACCCCGGTCTCGATGAGCCGTTCCACCTCGCGTTCGATGGCCGGTCCTTCCTCGCTGGGGCGGCACAGGCCAAGCATGAAGTCAGAGGTCTGTTCGTCCACCAGGTAGAATGCCGTCACCGAAAACTGCACCAGCTCGCCGATGCGCGCCACGGCCTCGTCCAGCAGGGCGGATGGTTCTTCCAGCCGGTTGATGCAGGTCTGGAAGTCGCCGAGGTTGAAGGCCATGTCCAGCACGTCGAGCGTGAACCGGGCCTGGTCTTCAAGGTGGCGCAGCCGGGCGTGCAGGCCCGCGCTGCCGAAGGTGGGGTCGTTGCTAGTCATGCGTTTCCAGGAATCTGATGATTTCCAGCACCTGATATTCCATCTGGTTGGCTGTCTGCACCACCGCGCCGGGAGGCAGGGCCAGGGCGGCCCAGCCTTCGTCGCTCAGGGGCGGTACCAGCACCTCGCCGCTGGTGCCGTAGCCCAGGGCGTTGGCCAGCAGGTCCGCCACGGCCATGATGGCCGGTTCGCAGCTGCCGCTGGAGCTTTCGGGCGTGTGGTGCCGCTGGACGTTGCGTTCCAGCGATACCGGGCATTTCCATTGCCGCAGGATGGCCCCGCCCATTGCGTCATGGGTGAAGCCGACGATGTCGCGTTCCAGCGAGCGCACCGTGGTGCCGCGCGTGCGGGCCTCTGCCAGCAGCAGCCGCCCGTGGTCGGGCAGTTGGCCGTAGATGGCCAGCCGCCCCATGTCGTGCAGCAGCCCGGCCACGAAGAACCGTTCGCTGTTACTCATGCGGTGCAGCCCGGCCAGGATGCGCGCGGCCACGCCGCAGGCGATGGAGTGCGTCCAGAAGGCGCGCATGTCCACGAGATCCTGCGGCACCCCGCGGAAGGCCGTCACCACGCTGACCCCCATGGCCAGCGATACCAGCTGGTTGGTGCCGATGATGGACACGGCGCGAGTGATGGTTTCTATGCGCGCGCGCAGCCCGTAGTAGGCGCTGTTGGCGATGCGCAGCAGCCGCGCGGAAAGGTCGGTGTCCTTGGAAATGATTTCTGCCGCGTCGGCGGCGGAACTGCGCGGGTCGTTGACCACCTCCACCAGGCGGTGGAACACGCTGGGCAGGGTGCCGAAGCGCATGTCTTCTCGCAGGACAGATTCCAGCGTTACCGGGCGGGGGGCCGGGTCTGGCCGCACCGGGCTCGGGGCCTCGCCTGGGGTGGCGGGCCATGGCGGGGGAGAGGCGGCAAGGCGCAAGGCGCAGTGGCGCATCAGCGCGGCCACGTGCGGGTTGGCCGGGTCGTGCAGGGCGAAGTGGGCGCGGGTGCGTTCCATGGCCTCGTCGAAGCGGGCTGCCACCGTGGGGGGCATGTCACCCTCGCCGTCCTCTTCGCCGATGACGGCGGCCTCGGTGACGCCCCAGATCTTGAGAATGCGCAAGCCCGCGGGCGAAAGCACGTCGCCGCACTTGAACAGCAGGCGCCCGTTGCCGTCGCGGATGTCGTCGGCCACGCGCATGCCTGGCTTCAGGTCTGTGATGCTGATGCGTGTCATGAGGCTCCGTGCAGGGCTTCGGACAGATGCCCGAAACGGCCCGCGGCCTGGTGTCGGGCTGCTGCGGCCCGGCGTGGTCCGGTATGATCCGGCATGTCTCGCGAATCGGGCATGTCCGGCTATCCGGCGTGTCCCGGCTGGATGACCGGCTGGGTGCCCGGCCCGGCGAGGGGCGTCTGGCGTGCCATGTCGTTCAGGTGCGCCAAGCGTGTCAGGCGCGTGGGGGCAATACGCACCCGAAGCATAGTACAGGAAATGACCGGGCGCATGCAACAGGGTTGCCGCGCACCACCCCAAGCCGTACCGGCACGCCGCCAGGACCGGCCCCGTGCCTTGATCGCCGCGCGTTGCTTCCCCTTCGGGGCGAGTTCTGGTAGGTACGAGCCCGGACAGGGGGCTGCGGCCCGCGCCGCATGCGCGTCCCCCGAGTGTTTCGTGCACGTCCCGCGTCCGTCCGCAGGGTTCGTCACGGGGCGTTGGCGAGTTGCCCCGGGCCTGCCTGGCCAGATGGGACCAGATCGGGCCAGCTCAGGCCAGATCGGGCCAGTTCGGGTCAGTTTGGGCCAGTTCGGGTCAGTTTGGGCCAGTTCGGGTCAGTTTGGGCCAGTTCGGAAATTTCACGAAACATCCCGAAATGTCATGGCAATTCCCTTCGCTGCGCGCCCGGCCAGTGGCGGAGCGCATCCGAAGGTTCCCGGCCCCCGGCTCTCCATTCGTCGTCGGATGCGGACGCCATTCCCCCTTCGTCCCAAGGAAACCGAATGAATTTCAACATGCTGGACGCAGCCTTCCTGATCATCGTCGGGTTGTTCGTGCTGCGCGGGCTGTTTCGCGGCTTCGTGGAAGAGGTGGCGGGACTGGTGGGGGTCATCGGCGGGTTCATCCTGGCCAACCGCCACCACGGCGATGCCGCGCCCCACGTGGCCAAGGTGGTGGGCGACCCCGGCTGGGTCAACGTCATCGCCTACGTGGGCGTGTTCCTGGGCGTGCTGCTAGTGGTGGCCATCGTGGCGCGCATCATCCGCAAGCTGCTGGTCATCACCTTTGCGGGGTGGCTGGACCACATGGCGGGCGGGGTCATGGGCGCGGCCAAGGGGCTGCTGATCTGCTCCATACTGCTGGCCGTGCTGCTGCACTTTTTGCCCGACGCCGCGTTTGTGCGCGATTCCCGCGTGATTCCGTACCTTTCGATGATTACCGGCTACGTGAAGACGTTCTTGCCGCAGCAGTTGTTCTGACGGGCGGCGAACACTGGCCCGAATGTCGGCGGACGGCAAACGCCGCCCCGAATTCCTGCTTCCCCATCCCCACCCCCAACGCCCGGCGTGCCGGGCATCCGACGGACCGCAGACCATGAGCACCGAACCCGCGTCCCCGAATTCTCCCCACGGCCTTCAGGCCATCACCGACGTCATCGACCGCCTGCTGGCCCCCGAAGGCTGCCCGTGGGATCGTGAGCAGACCCCCGAATCGCTGGCCGACTACGTCATCGAGGAATGCTTCGAACTGGTGGAGGCCATCCGCTCGGGCAAGGTGCACGACGTGCGCGAGGAACTGGGCGACGTGATGTTTCTGCTGGCGTTCATCGGGCGCCTGTATGCCGACAAGGGGGCGTTCACCCTGGCCGATGCCGTGGAAGGCAACGCCGCCAAGATGATCCGCCGCCACCCGCACGTGTTTGCCGAGGGTGAATGCGCCAGCCGCGAGGAGCTGCTGCGCAACTGGGAACGCATCAAGCGCGAGGAAAAGGCGGCTGCCATGGCCGAGGATGCCGACGCCGAGGGCGACGCACAGGCCGCACCCGCCGAAGGCGCGCAGAAAGGCGTGTTCGACAGCCTGCCCAAGGGGCTGCCCCCGCTGGTCAAGGCGTACCGCCTGCACTCCAAGGCCGCCCGCGTGGACTTTACCTGGGAAAGCGACGAGGACGTGGAGCAGCAGGTGGAGGCCGAATGGCTGGAATGGCTGGATGCCTCGGCCAGCGGCGACAAGGAGCGCCAGGAGCAGGAACTGGGCGACTTCCTGTTCACCATCGTGGAACTTGGCCGCCGCAAGGGCATCAAGGCCAACGCCGCGCTGGACTACGCCACGCTGAAGTTCTTGCGCCGCTTCGAGGGCATGGAGGCGCTGGCGCGCGAACGCGGGCTGGACTTTCCCAACCTTCCCTTTGAAGAAAAGGACGCGCTGTGGAACGAGGTGAAGGCCGCCGAAAAGGCCTGATGCCCGACCGATTCGACCGGTCCGCCGGTGTCGCGGCCCTGCGCGGCGGGGAGCGGGGCACGCGCCTTGCCGCCTGTGCTCCCGCGTCCCTTGGTGCCCGTCCGGCCCGCGCGAATCATGCGACGCAGGCCCCCGGTTCGACAGGGGCGACCGGGCGGGATGCCGCGCCGGGGGGTGCCAGTCCGGCCACGCTGGTGGCCGCTGCCTCCGTCGTCCCCAGCGCCCCCGCCCCCGTCATCCCTGCCGTTCCTGTCGCGGACGACAGCATGCCGGACCAGCGTGCCCGGCGCATTGCCGATGCCATCCTGCGCTGGCTGGCCAGCGGGGTGCGCCTGGATGCCCCTGCCCGCACGTTTCTGGAGGCCCAACTGGGCATGACGGGACTTGCGGGCCTGCCGACAAGGGAGGTGGCCGCACGGCTGGCCCCATTGCTGGGGGCCGAACCGCAAGGGCAGGGTGTCCCCGCCTCTCCAGATCGCCCAGATCGGTCAAATCACCCGGATCACCCGGATCACCCGGATGCTGCCGACGCCACCGACACAGCTGACACCGCCGACGCCGCCGCCGAAGGCGCGCTGGAATACCTGCTGTACCCGGATACCGCCTTGCGCCTGTCCGTGGAACAACTGCTGGCGTTACAGGCTGGCGAGGATGCGCCGGGCGCATCCGTCCCCGGTGCGCCCTCGGTGTGCCTCGCGGACGCGGTGCTGGCCGTGTTGCCGCCGGACGCCACCGCCGTGTTGCATGTTCCGGATATCCCCGGCGGTTCCGGAAATCCGCCCGACCTGCCCGATCTGGCCGACTTGGCCGATCTGGCCTACATGCCCGATCTGGCCTACATGCCCGACCTGCCCAACCTGCCCGACCTGCCGTACTGTGCCCATGCGCCCCACAAGCCAGCCGCGTCCGGCACGTCCGGCACGTCCGGCACGTCCGGCACGTCTGGCACGTCTGGCACCGTCAGCATGCCCGGCCCCGGCGTGCTCGAGCGTGTCCGGCTCACCCTGCCCGTGCCCCGTTGGGCAATGACCCTGCTGGTGCGCCGACTGCGCCTGGACCGGGTGATTCCCGCGTCCATGGCCGTTGCCGTGGCGGAACGCCTGCCGGAACAGCGGGCTCTGGCGGTGCGGCTGGCCCTGCGCGATGCCCGGTTCGACCTGGTGGAAGCCGCGCCCGCCCCGCATGCCGATTCGTCCGGCAGCGCCGCCGGGCCTGCCCGCGAAAGCCGCCCCGAACTGGTGCTGCGGTTCATCAGGCGCATGCCCCCGTCCGACCCCGGCTACATCGAGACGCTGGCCCTGTGGCTGGACCTGCTGCACGACCTGCCGCCCGACAAGAGCGCGCACGCGGCCCTTTCCGCACGGCGTGAACGGTTGTCCCGCGCCGCGCGCGAGGCGGACGAGTTCACCGAACGGCTGGGCCGCCTGAACATGGAAATCCTGATGCTGCAAGGGGTGCACGCCCCGGCCCTGGACGCCGCGGAGGCGCGCCGCAAGGTGCGCCTGATGGACCGGATGTGCCTGGCCGTGCTGGGACGTCCCGCCGCGCTGGACCCGGCGGAAGAGGGCATGACTCCCAAAACACCGGACGGGCATGATCTGGGGGCGTTCGACCCGGCCACGGGGCTTGACGACCTGATGCGCCTGCTCTCGTAAAGGTCGGGTGCGCCGCAACGGAACCGTTCCGCTACGGCGCACCCCGGTGCCCATTGGCGCCCGCGCGTCAGACGGTGACGTCCACGTGCTCTCCAAGGCCGCGCACGGCCACGGGAGACTCGGTCTGCGTCTGTCCGGCGTCCCGGCGTTCCTGCCGGGGAAGGGCGTCTGCCTGAGTGGCCGCAAGCTGTTGCCCGTCCTGCTGCATCAGGCGGGTCTGCTCCAGCACGTTCAGGATCCCCTCCGCGCCACCGGTGAACTGGTCTATCCGCATGGCGCACCTCCTTTGCGGGGGATGAGTCGCCCCGTATCCTTCCTATCGGCAGGTGCCCCGCTTTCCACAGGGGTACCCGTGAAAACGGATGCATTCCGCACCTGTCTTGCGTATCATCATTGCCAGCCATTGCAGCCATGCCGCCCGTTTCGCCGTACGGGGCACGGGCAGGCAGGACAGAACGCGACGGGTCGTGCCCACAAGGGAGGCAGCCATGCTCATGCCGCAGAACGAAGCCAAGTTCCGCTACTGTCCCTTTCTCAAGACCAGCGACGACAAGATGCGCTTCTGCGTCGGCGCCCAGTGCATGATGTGGCGCTACAAGCATCCCCAGCGCAACGGCGAAGGTGACGAAGGCTATTGCGGGCTGGCTGGCAAGCCCGCTGGCGCCATGTAGGCGCCCGACTCGACCGGACCCGACCCGACTCGACCGGACCCGACCCGACTCGACCGGAGCCGACAGGACCCGACATGAACCGGGCCCAGGCGCAGGTCCGGCCCCATGCCATGTCCAACCCCGGCCAGCGACAGCGCAGGGCGGGCCGCAAGAGCGCTTCCTTTCATCGTGTCCGCTGCACGGCACCCGTGCAGCGCATGCGGCACCCCACCAACGGGCACCCATCCATGAATACCATCCCGACCAAGGGAAATCGCGCCACCGCCTCGCGCAACCTGTTTTCGTACTTTCTCTTCCTGTTGCTGTTGCTGGCCTTGTGGCTGGCCTATCAACTGGTGGAATCCTTCCTGCACACCCTCATCCTGGGGGCGGTGTTCTCCGCCATCTGCTATCCTCTGCACCTGCGCTGCAAGACGCTGGTGCGGGGCAGCTCCATTGTTTCCGCACTGCTGGTGCTGACGGGGCTGGTGGTGTGCATCGTCATTCCGTTGTGCGTGTTCGTGGCCCTGCTGATTCCCCAGGGCATGCAGACGGTGACGGCCATCAACAAGTGGCTGAGCGGCGGGGGACCGGCGGCGTTGCTGTCGGAATCGAATCTGGAGCCGTGGCTGCAATGGGTGCGGGTGAACCTGCCGTTCATCGACCTGAGCCACATCGACTTCCAGACCAACCTGTTGCAGGTGTCCCGCACGGCAGGGCAGACGCTGATCCAGTGGGGCTCGTACGTGCTGGGGAACACCATGCTGTTCTTCCTGCACTTCCTTCTTCTGCTGCTGGTGATGTTCTTCATGCTGAAGGACGGCAAGCGCATGGTGGAGGGGGTGAAGTACCTGTGCCCCCTGCGCGAGGAACAGGAAGACATGATCATCCAGAGCCTGCGCCGGGTGGCCCGCGCCGTGCTGGTGGGAGGGCTGCTGGTGGCCGTGGTGCAGGGGGTGCTGGGAGGGCTTGGCATGGCCATCGTGGGCATGCCCGGCCTGTTCTGGGGCACGGTGATGGGCTTTGCCTCGCTGGTGCCGGTGGTGGGCACGGGGTTGGTATGGGGACCGGCTTCCATCTATCTGTTGCTGATGGGGCAATGGAAGGGGGCGGTGTTTCTGGTGCTGTGGTGCTCGCTGGTGGTGGCCGGGGCGGATTCCTTCCTGCGGCCCTACTTCATGCGCGGCAGTTCCGGTGCCTCGGTATTCTACATTTTCCTGTCCATCCTGGGCGGGCTGAAGACCTTCGGCATGGCGGGCATCATCTACGGCCCGCTCATTCTCAGCTTCACCATGGTCATGCTGAACCTGTACGGCGAGGAATACCGCGACATTCTGGCCCCGCAGACGGTGAATGGGGCCAATTGCCCGGTGCCGGACAGCGGGGCGGAAGGGGGCGGAGGCGCTGCAACCGCGTCGCCGGAAGGAAAGAACGGCGGATAGCGGCGGCTACCGGAATCCACCGGCCCGGAAACGCATGGATTCCGTACCCTCGTGCCCTTCTTGCCATTTTTCTAGGTTACCGGTAGGCGATGGACTGGGTGGGGCGCCGACCGCCCGCGGCGAGGGGGCAGTGCCGCGAACGCACCGGTGCCCGTCACGCTGACCTGCCCGCTGTCGTTGTCCGCGCATTGATTGCCGTTGCATGGCCTGCGCCGTGCGCATTGCGGAGCGCGGCCCGCCGGTACGTCCGGCCCTGTATCGCAAACCGTCGATGAGCCGGGTTTTGGCCCGCAGGGGGAGACGTGTTGCGCGAACCTTCCGGTGTACACACCATGCCCGGCACCGCCGGAGCGCACGCCGAGCCGCATGCCGATCCGGAACGCTCAGCCATGGCCGAGGCCATGGCCAGCCCGAACGCGCCCCGGCGGCCCTCGTTGTCGCCGCTGCCGCCTTCCCCCCGCGTGGCGGGCGATGGCCCCTTCGCCGGTCTGCCGGACCTGTCCGCCATGCTGGGCAAGCCCGCCCCGGACGCGTTGCAGGAAGAACCGGGCGCGCCGCCCGCGCCCGACACCTCCGGGGCGATTTCCACCACAGCCACCACCACGCAGGATTCCCCGTCCGTCGCTTCTGCATCGGACCCGCGCGGACCTGACCTGGCCTCATCCGGCAGGTTCTGGCCCCATGGAGACCTGGCCGCGCAGTTCGGCGCGGCGGGCATCGGCGTGTGCGTGTTCGACCCGGCGGGCCAGCTGCTGTACATGAACGGCCGCATGGCCGACCTGCTGGGCTGCGGCCCGGAAGGCATTCCTTCGTTGTTCTGCGCCCGTCTGGTGGGGATGGAAGGCACGGCGGACGTGCTGGCGCTGTTCCTGCGCGTGGCCTCCGGCCAGGACGAGGGCGGCAGCGTGCGCAAGCGCTTCCTGCGCGGCGATGGCGGCACCATGCTGGCCTCGGTCACCCTGTACGCGGTGCACGACGCCCTGGGCCTGCCGCTGCACGTGGTGCATCTGGTGCGCCCGCTGGAACGCCCAAATCGCACGGACCGGCCAGAAAGGGGCGGCGACCGGCCAGAGGCACTGGCCCGGCGCCGCTTCGACGACGTGCCCTTTCCCGTGGGCTGGTCCGCCACCGACGGCGCCCAGACGCCCGGCACCGCCCGGCCCGACCGCTATCGCGCCGCACTGCACCTCATCGCCCACGCCACCCTGCACGAAACCGACCCCGACAGCCTGGGGGCGGCCTTCACGCGCATCTTCCGTTCGCTGCTGCCGGGCGAGCCGCCGGAACTGGTGGTTTATCCCGGCGACGGCAGCCGCACCGTGTATTCGTCCGCCGAGGCTGCCGGGCGCAAGGATGCCGCGCCCCCGTGCGACCTTGCGGCGCGCGTGTACCTGCGCGGCGAGACCGTGCGCGTGGACGCCGACGAACTGCGCGAACTGGTCGAGCTTGGCGAATGCCTGCTGCCCGATCCCGTGCCCGCCCATTGGCTGGGCGTGCCGCTGCGCACCCGCACCGGAGAGGTGCTGGGGGCCATGGTGTGCCAGGTGGCGGGTGGGGAAGATGCCGAGAGGGGCGGCCCCGGTACTCTGCCAGTTCTATCTGTTCAGCCCGGTCAGCCCGGTCAGCCCGATCAGGCCGATCAGCCCGATCAGGCGGAACGGGCCAAACGGGCCAAACGGGCCGAACGCACGGAGCCGGTCGGCACGCAACCCCTGCCGCGTCCCGTACCCGCGCGGGTCAGGCCGGGTTTTTCTGCGGAGGATCGCCGCCTGCTGGAACTGGTGTCCGGCCACGTGGCCGACGCCCTGGCCGCCCGGCGTGATCTGGGCCGCCGCGCCCTGGACGAGGTGCGCTACCGCGCCTCGTTCATGGACGCCGTGGCGGGCATGGCCCTGCTGGATGCCGGGGGCAGGCTGCTGGCGGTGAACCGGGCCTTCGAGGCCGCCTTCGGCTATCCCGATGGCGTGCTGGCGGGCACGGACCTGCGCGACCTGTTGCCCCCGGACGTGGCCGGGCAGGCCCTGCGCGAGTTCGGCGGGCTGTGGCTTTCCGTGTCGGCCATCCGTGCGGCGGCGGGCATGGGCGAGACCGCCGGAGGCATGGTGGAGACCTCGTGGCCGTTCCTGCGGGCCGACGGTGAAAAGCGCTGGATGCAGCAGAGCCTGCGCATCCTGCCCGGCGAGGCGGGCCACCCCCCGTGCGCCCTGTTGCAGGTCACCCCGCTGGAGGGCGGCAACGGACGCGCCGGGCGCGACCCGGCCACCCGCGACGAGGAGCGCATGACCCAGACCGCCTTCCACGACGTGCTCACCGGCCTGCCCAACCGGGTGCTGCTGCTGGACCGTGTGGAAAGCGCCCTCAAGCGGGCCCGGCGTCACGATCATTACCGCTTTGCCGTGCTGTTCCTGGACATCGACCGCTTCAAGGTGGTCAACGAAAGTCTGGGCCATCGCGCGGGCGACGAGCTGCTGCGTCTGTTTTCCGACCGGGTGCTGCCCTGCCTGCGCGAGGTGGACACCCTGGCCCGCTGCGGCGGCGACGAATTTGCCGTGCTGCTGGACGACGTGGAGGACACCGCCGAGGTGGGCACCATCGTCGAGCGCATTCAGGACGCCCTGCGCACGCCGTTTCCGGTGCGCGACACCGAGGTGTACATGGCCGCCAGCATCGGCGTGGTGGTGCGTGCCCGGCAGTACGCATCCGCAGAGGACATCCTGCGCGACGCCGACCTTGCCATGTTCCGCGCCAAGGAATCGGGCAAGGGCCGCTACGAACTGTTCGACGAGGACGTGCCCTCCGCCGTCCCGGACAAGCTGCGCCGCGAAAACGAACTGCGCCGGGCCATGGAGCGCGGCGAGATAGAACTGTACTTCCAGCCCGTGGTTTCGCTGCGCACCGCCCGCATCACCGGGCTGGAGGCGCTGGTGCGCTGGAACCACCCGGACCTCGGCCTGCTGTCGCCGTCGGAGTTCATCCCCCTGGCCGAGGAATCGGGGCTGATCTACCACCTGGACCGGCACGTGCTGGAACTGGGCTGCGCCTCCGTGCGCGCCCTGCGCGAGCGGGCCGGGCCGGCGGCGGAATTCGCCCTGAACCTGAACATTTCCGCGCGCAGCTTCCGCCGCTGGAACATGGTGGAAAGCTATTCCGCCGTCATCCTGGAATCGGGCTGCAACCCGCTGGACGTGCGGCTGGAAATCACCGAAAGCCTGCTGCTGACCGGCGTGGACGCCGTTACCGACAAGCTGTGGAAGTTCAAGGAACTGGGCGTCTCGCTGGTGCTCGACGACTTCGGCACCGGCTATTCCTCGCTGAACTACCTGCGCCAGTTCCCCATGGACATGATCAAGATCGACAAGTCGTTCACCAGCCGCGTGCACGAGGAAAAGGCCGCCTACGGCATCGTGCAGTCCATCGTCAGCCTGGGCCGGGGCCTCGGCCTCGGCGTGGTGGCCGAAGGCATCGAACAGCCAGAACAGGCCGAGGTGCTGCTGGAACTGGGCTGCCTGTACGGGCAGGGCTTCCTGTACTCCCGCCCGCTGCCCTTCGATCGAACCGTCAAGCTGCTGGAACGCCGCTGCCCCCTGCCGCTTTCGGCGGGGTAGGGGGAAGCATCTGATCCTGAAAAGAGAACCGGGGAGGGGACCCTTTGCGGCAGCCGTTAGGTGAGCACGAAGTGCGAACCTTACGGATGGCGACCGCAGAGCGAAAAGGGTCTCCCTCCCCCGTTCGCTGTTTATTCTTTCGGAAACGCCAGCGGCAGCAGGTCGTCGATGTGGGCCACGGGGTGAACCTGGATGCGGCGCAGCAGATCTGCGGGAATGTCTTCCAGGTCCTTGACGTTCTGGCGCGGGATGATGACGTGCTGCATGCCGCGCGCCACCCCGGCCAGGATCTTTTCCTTGATGCCGCCCACGGGCAGCACGCGGCCGCGCAGGGTGATCTCGCCGGTCATGCACAGGTCGCTGCGCACGGGCTTGCCGGTGATGGCGGAGAGCAGCGCGGTGACCATGGTTACCCCGGCGGAGGGGCCATCCTTGGGGGTGGCGCCTGCGGGCACGTGGATGTGCAGGTCGAGCTTTTCCGAGAAGTCGGGCTCGATGCCCAGCTGTTCGGCGCGGCTGCGCGCGTAGGAGATGGCGGCCTGCGCGCTTTCCTTCATCACGTCCCCGAGCTGGCCGGTCATGGTCACGCCGCCCTTGCCCTTCATGGGGGTGACTTCCACGTGCAGCACCTCGCCGCCGTAGGGGGTCC
This genomic window from Nitratidesulfovibrio sp. SRB-5 contains:
- a CDS encoding EAL domain-containing protein, whose translation is MLREPSGVHTMPGTAGAHAEPHADPERSAMAEAMASPNAPRRPSLSPLPPSPRVAGDGPFAGLPDLSAMLGKPAPDALQEEPGAPPAPDTSGAISTTATTTQDSPSVASASDPRGPDLASSGRFWPHGDLAAQFGAAGIGVCVFDPAGQLLYMNGRMADLLGCGPEGIPSLFCARLVGMEGTADVLALFLRVASGQDEGGSVRKRFLRGDGGTMLASVTLYAVHDALGLPLHVVHLVRPLERPNRTDRPERGGDRPEALARRRFDDVPFPVGWSATDGAQTPGTARPDRYRAALHLIAHATLHETDPDSLGAAFTRIFRSLLPGEPPELVVYPGDGSRTVYSSAEAAGRKDAAPPCDLAARVYLRGETVRVDADELRELVELGECLLPDPVPAHWLGVPLRTRTGEVLGAMVCQVAGGEDAERGGPGTLPVLSVQPGQPGQPDQADQPDQAERAKRAKRAERTEPVGTQPLPRPVPARVRPGFSAEDRRLLELVSGHVADALAARRDLGRRALDEVRYRASFMDAVAGMALLDAGGRLLAVNRAFEAAFGYPDGVLAGTDLRDLLPPDVAGQALREFGGLWLSVSAIRAAAGMGETAGGMVETSWPFLRADGEKRWMQQSLRILPGEAGHPPCALLQVTPLEGGNGRAGRDPATRDEERMTQTAFHDVLTGLPNRVLLLDRVESALKRARRHDHYRFAVLFLDIDRFKVVNESLGHRAGDELLRLFSDRVLPCLREVDTLARCGGDEFAVLLDDVEDTAEVGTIVERIQDALRTPFPVRDTEVYMAASIGVVVRARQYASAEDILRDADLAMFRAKESGKGRYELFDEDVPSAVPDKLRRENELRRAMERGEIELYFQPVVSLRTARITGLEALVRWNHPDLGLLSPSEFIPLAEESGLIYHLDRHVLELGCASVRALRERAGPAAEFALNLNISARSFRRWNMVESYSAVILESGCNPLDVRLEITESLLLTGVDAVTDKLWKFKELGVSLVLDDFGTGYSSLNYLRQFPMDMIKIDKSFTSRVHEEKAAYGIVQSIVSLGRGLGLGVVAEGIEQPEQAEVLLELGCLYGQGFLYSRPLPFDRTVKLLERRCPLPLSAG